One Plasmodium vivax chromosome 13, whole genome shotgun sequence genomic region harbors:
- a CDS encoding hypothetical protein, conserved (encoded by transcript PVX_085675A), which translates to MLRNAGKASATASEEKAKEKNKIYNRRIDKEIKNLKESKLLHNNNVYITVSQADGEEQKRDDRVLGDSLDDQERNKHLFLLETFSEEYFQRDNFFLSNFTKHIKIVKEKINGGVYPTNGHGSSSRSILGELEKYEEYKNNLCPFFGIYETLNLESIFESFQNFLSEISFFMPIFETFKNGFMREQRIFGGMSEEDCAEENLPWEGRQSSEFSFFTNTFFEIIYKDFTTHLVAIQREVTLKLQKDEAYEEKSFYEIFSHFFHKYYSIKESAVFSFFLFEDYPFSKPYVNIDTLPFCFFKKKTHTKLKGDKYNQKNILNILLPQMEKGWIPKITIGNLFEECQKLVHVIFFFYQYKVYLFFYYLMKHKIFELFLKGNCKVNLETYPLVYAYVAAVDKKLVTQKRGRKKNYSNLLYSIDNCECINQDFLLYKLLYNYKKVKRKLASHVLDDGGRTPLTGHLMQMRKKRYEYYMYLFFLLFIFFLPLFVKNVFIYQTEEIQHYLQNAGNSGLVHVENVASDTQGGGNHPLFWVYMGGISRVSSTWGDDVRKAHPGEGAHTARGNTDKEEATKPGDSPVGSSDSREEEGQQGRVISSAARTPHDGRSGPPPRALATALLAISEFLLFTLGVIYNLRLLKKRTKHSNQVLNICSAMLILYSPIFISKNANYVRTLSLGLLFWAINLILQKKMYLSICVYFIATYFDLRNLSFFVSFLFIYVYISSMYVRRSGNRVKTSLKNWCHVCRHVLLYVLSFAVTTYILFYLFSTDQVGWVDIAKRCVNFLSTYLEHTGEAFTRSHAALPTRAATGGNGSTHSGRIATGGDISLIGNSHRAQIFFLALIPHMLSVLLNYLLVVNTIAKLYVSLSVSCIMFVFTSWGDPHSCDYYLTALQIFQLLFINVVRSSSILLNVLISSFIVLTSDRFNVYLFCLTIFHFAFHIYLMFPWVNFLPNVNYHFRVCLHLVSQLCRYVVCNLHHLYETSIKDIALSFVVMLFPHSSAIAPLHEKNTRDIIRRKEMQLKIIFCLCSHLSRDCLHLPLTGFSLALFLLLGFLRVLYTKRKQFRKLDFLSIPQSACKRAFPLERPKKL; encoded by the exons ATGCTGCGAAACGCGGGGAAAGCCTCCGCGACCGCGTCagaggaaaaggcaaaggagaagaacaaaatttataacaGACGAATAGataaggaaataaaaaacctGAAGGAGTCAAAACTTCtgcataataataatgtgtACATCACGGTTAGTCAAGCGGAcggggaggagcaaaaaagggatgaTCGTGTCTTAGGAGATAGCTTGGACGACCAGGAGAGGAACAAACACTTGTTCCTACTAGAAACGTTTAGTGAAGAATATTTCCAAagggacaatttttttctgagcAATTTTACgaagcatataaaaattgtaaaagaaaagataaacGGTGGGGTGTATCCCACGAATGGTCATGGGAGTAGCAGCCGATCCATCCTCGGAGAATTGGAAAAGTACGAagagtataaaaataatttgtgtcccttttttggcaTCTACGAGACGCTAAATTTGGAGAGCATCTTCGAAAGCTTCCAAAACTTCTTAAGcgaaatttccttttttatgcccatttttgaaaCGTTTAAAAATGGCTTCATGAGGGAGCAGCGCATCTTCGGGGGGATGAGCGAGGAGGACTGCGCAGAGGAGAATCTCCCATGGGAAGGGCGTCAAAGCAGTgaattttccttcttcaccaaCACCTTCTTCGAAATTATATACAAAGATTTCACCACCCATTTGGTAGCGATTCAAAGGGAGGTCACACTTAAGTTACAGAAGGATGAAGCGTACGAAGAGAAATCCTTTTATGagattttttctcatttcttCCATAAATACTATAGCATCAAAGAAAGTGCtgtgttttcatttttcctttttgaagacTACCCGTTTAGCAAGCCGTACGTCAACATAGACACCCtgcccttttgcttttttaaaaaaaaaacacacacaaaatTGAAGGGAGATAAATATAATCAGAAAAACATACTCAACATTTTactcccccaaatggagaagGGATGGATCCCAAAAATTACCATCGGGAATTTATTCGAAGAATGCCAAAAGCTTGttcatgtaattttttttttttatcagtACAAagtgtacctttttttttattacctgatgaagcataaaatatttgaattatttctCAAAGGAAACTGCAAGGTCAATTTGGAGACGTACCCCCTCGTCTATGCCTACGTAGCTGCGGTTGATAAAAAGCTagttacacaaaaaagaggaaggaaaaaaaattattccaatTTGCTCTACAGCATTGATAACTGCGAATGCATTAATCAAGATTTCCTTTTGTATAAACTGCTttacaattataaaaaggTAAAGAGGAAGTTGGCTAGTCATGTTCTGGATGATGGAGGGAGGACTCCCCTTACGGGTCACCTAATGcagatgagaaaaaaaagatatgaatattatatgtatttgtttttccttcttttcatttttttcctccccctatttgttaaaaatgtgtttatataCCAGACGGAGGAAATTCAGCACTATCTGCAGAACGCGGGGAACAGCGGGCTTGTTCACGTTGAGAATGTGGCTAGTGacacccaggggggggggaaccatCCACTGTTCTGGGTCTACATGGGAGGAATAAGCAGGGTGAGCTCCACATGGGGTGACGATGTAAGGAAGGCCCATCCCGGTGAGGGGGCACACACAGCACGTGGAAACACGGACAAGGAGGAAGCGACCAAACCGGGGGATAGCCCCGTAGGAAGTAGTGACAgcagggaggaggagggccAACAGGGAAGAGTAATCAGCTCAGCGGCGAGGACGCCACACGACGGGAGGAGCGGCCCCCCCCCAAGGGCCCTCGCCACCGCGCTGCTAGCCATCTCCGAGTTCCTCCTGTTCACACTGGGGGTGATCTACAATTTGCGCCTACTAAAAAAGAGGACGAAACATAGCAACCAGGTGTTAAACATCTGCTCGGCCATGCTAATCCTGTACAGCCCAATTTTCATTTCGAAGAATGCCAACTACGTAAGGACCCTATCCCTGGGTTTGCTATTCTGGGCCATCAACTTaattttgcagaaaaaaatgtacctgTCCATTTGTGTGTACTTTATAGCCACCTATTTTGACCTCCGCAATTTGAGCTTTTTCGTCTCCTTTCTCTTTATCTATGTGTACATTAGCAGCATGTATGTAAGGAGAAGTGGCAACAGGGTGAAGACCTCTCTTAAAAATTGGTGCCACGTTTGCAGGCATGTACTCCTCTACGTGCTCTCCTTCGCTGTTACCacgtatattttattttaccttttttccACTGACCAAGTTGGATGGGTGGACATAGCGAAGCggtgtgttaattttttgagcACCTATTTGGAACACACGGGAGAGGCCTTTACGAGAAGCCACGCCGCCTTACCCACCCGAGCAGCAACCGGGGGGAATGGAAGTACACACTCGGGAAGAATCGCAACCGGGGGGGATATCTCCCTCATTGGGAATTCCCACCGCgcgcaaatttttttcttggccCTTATCCCCCACATGTTGAGCGTCCTCCTTAATTACCTCCTCGTCGTGAACACCATCGCGAAGCTGTACGTCTCCCTATCCGTTTCCTGCATCATGTTTGTCTTCACCTCCTGGGGGGACCCCCACTCATGCGATTATTACTTAACCGCGTTGCAAATTTTTCAGCTCCTTTTCATTAACGTCGTTCGAAGCTCAAGCATACTATTGAATGTCCTCATTTCATCCTTCATAGTTTTGACGAGTGATCGTTTTAATGTGTACCTCTTCTGTCTGACcatcttccattttgcctttcatatttatttaatgtttCCCTGGGTGAATTTCCTCCCCAATGTTAATTACCATTTTCGTGTTTGCCTACATTTGGTGAGTCAATTGTGCAGGTACGTTGTGTGCAACTTGCACCATTTGTATGAAACGAGCATAAAAGATATTGCCCTCTCCTTTGTGGTCATGCTTTTCCCTCACTCATCCGCCATCGCGCCACTGCATGAGAAGAACACTCGAGACATCATTCGGCGGAAGGAAATGCAGCTgaagattattttttgcttgtGCTCCCATTTGTCTCGCGACTGTTTGCACCTCCCCCTGACGGGCTTCTCCCTGGCGCTTTTTCTGCTGCTCGGCTTTCTGCGG GTGCTCTACACAAAGCGGAAGCAGTTCAGAAAGCTGGACTTCCTGAGCATCCCCCAGTCTGCCTGCAAGAGGGCCTTCCCGCTGGAGCGACCCAAGAAGTTGTGA
- a CDS encoding 8-amino-7-oxononanoate synthase, putative (encoded by transcript PVX_085665A; Apicoplast targeted protein. Curated by Stuart Ralph, Walter and Eliza Hall Institute of Medical Research, Australia.) has product MRLNKLVDFNYSVGLDVLKNFDIVNYLIVVIVLLAVVLAIFNEDASTGSPRLSWILGEFLPIQQSIFSLNANAEKKLFKKKNGKVYTFITFVCNLFIKLKCSILEGTFLHLLKGFYKNGISKLVLYKNLAILKYKSESKRHFYYLVLKEKYKLPIEKDESEMKSYLDAKRELIRMNKWAFMWKVSGVKNEYITCENAKVRPISSYSYLDFIREPLVQNYAIKAATEWSTGNHGPRLLGGNNEILRELEKKVGQFFGRNDSILAVCGFLACMSGIAAVATPSDLILYDSRTHACVKIGIQISGAKAYTFKHNDYNHLEILLQKYRSKYRTCWVCLESVYSMDGDIPHLPSFKKLCVKYNAKLFVDEAHGLGVLGKTGRGLEEHFNMPGSVDLIVGTFSKSIGSVGGYIVASDEVIEFMDIHCIGNVFSAPLPSYCAGAALKAFELIDSQPWRIEKLKFNTKYLRNGLRTGMGLWPKDYPESNKYIIEGDDETSVIPVVFPNDPDRLLKICNVLFQKKWMISAVTYPACPLKLPRFRVTATSAYSVEYMNDFIRDLVSATVSVEPSPFDNGLL; this is encoded by the coding sequence atgcGCCTGAACAAGCTCGTAGACTTCAACTACTCCGTGGGCTTAGATGTACTGAAAAATTTTGACATAGTTAACTACCTAATAGTAGTGATTGTGCTGCTGGCAGTAGTGCTAGCCATATTCAATGAAGACGCATCGACGGGCTCGCCAAGATTGTCGTGGATATTAGGAGAGTTCCTACCAATTCAGCAGTCGATTTTTTCACTAAACGCCAATGCAGagaagaaattatttaaaaagaaaaatggcaagGTGTATACATTTATCACTTTTGTTTGTAACTTGTTCATCAAGTTGAAGTGTTCCATTCTGGAGGGGACCTTCCTGCATCTACTAAAGGGGTTCTACAAAAATGGGATCAGCAAGTTGGTGCTGTACAAAAATTTGGCTATCTTAAAATACAAATCAGAATCCAAAAGGCACTTTTATTATTTAGTTCTGAAGGAGAAGTATAAACTACCGATTGAGAAAGACGAAAGTGAAATGAAGAGCTATTTAgatgcaaaaagggaactcATTCGAATGAATAAATGGGCCTTTATGTGGAAGGTATCTGGAGTAAAGAACGAATACATCACCtgtgaaaatgcaaaagtgaGACCCATATCGTCTTACTCGTATTTAGATTTCATAAGGGAACCGCTCGTACAGAATTATGCCATTAAAGCAGCTACGGAGTGGTCCACTGGTAATCATGGCCCCAGATTGCTAGGAggaaataatgaaattttaaGAGAGTTAGAAAAGAAGGtggggcaattttttggtaGAAATGATTCCATTCTAGCCGTTTGTGGATTCTTAGCTTGCATGTCAGGGATCGCAGCTGTTGCTACGCCAAGTGATCTCATCCTATATGATAGCCGAACACATGCGTGTGTAAAAATAGGAATCCAAATAAGTGGTGCCAAGGCATACACATTTAAACATAACGATTACAACCATTTAGAAATTTTGTTACAAAAGTATAGAAGCAAATATAGAACCTGTTGGGTGTGTCTAGAATCTGTGTACTCTATGGATGGAGATATCCCCCATTTGCCCTCCTTTAAGAAATTGTGTGTTAAATATAATGCCAAGTTATTTGTGGATGAAGCACACGGTTTGGGGGTACTAGGAAAGACAGGGAGAGGATTAGAAGAACATTTCAACATGCCAGGCTCTGTAGATTTAATAGTTGGAACGTTTAGTAAATCCATCGGTTCTGTTGGAGGATACATTGTCGCCTCTGATGAGGTCATCGAATTTATGGACATTCATTGTATAGGAAATGTCTTTTCAGCTCCACTCCCTTCTTACTGTGCAGGTGCTGCATTAAAAGCCTTCGAATTGATAGACAGCCAACCGTGGAGAATTGAGAAGCTTAAATTTAACACAAAATATTTGCGAAATGGGTTAAGGACTGGTATGGGCCTATGGCCAAAGGACTACCCAGAGAGTAATAAGTACATCATCGAGGGGGATGATGAGACGAGTGTCATCCCAGTTGTTTTTCCAAATGATCCTGATAGATTGctaaaaatttgtaatgttctttttcaaaagaaATGGATGATTTCGGCTGTTACGTACCCTGCTTGTCCTTTGAAGCTGCCCAGATTTAGGGTCACTGCGACGTCTGCCTATTCCGTGGAGTACATGAACGATTTTATTCGCGATTTGGTGAGTGCGACCGTTAGTGTGGAGCCCTCTCCGTTTGATAACGGCCTTTTGTGA
- a CDS encoding hypothetical protein, conserved (encoded by transcript PVX_085670A) produces the protein MGRSSTRSSSSRSSRGYPVEPGTAQKKYLQSTHPKHADEKLNEKLRTEGTFDEKHFVDEKKRVNNPRSNKMALRRGSRDGRKTESKQSLYFSKPTKESDDSSPKKKWSEKEIEELIFKYKKNDSYESARKKKHFDKRHTYQDTRTNYDSLSYRGNVLFRSENDPRGVYFDRGVSAATMAGTTAATTAATTAATTAATTAGDGGRVDDYAGLPLSSRRRHHLRDSPARGYHHRVSEHTDYYKRDSIISDLSCASGFLPSTCRGDYDREESATRGGRGTTWRDSHRCTSLNSDFHRGDPSVDYSKYSKCYKKRLSGNGIGDSHKKGINHMNESGKSSPLGNKNGEEIDLTGEYSDEESKEKKTCHNFSQDKKNLYETFFNLTNKYEKIKNKKGGSDQEGFKLDEADLRSRIKSCNGDQERQNRLIREDPLRSDNIFSSHFYKSRDSIFDKNGALFDKDRKKKNYADVAYLENYVKAFDVKRSRFSRKDSNHRGGRLFKGVPYSDDILRHSSDDSCSYEVCSVRKGPKGGIQGSSSGEREGGKITRSLRGSPVKPFSSPHTLEEEPFRGSIPKRGKNSPANAHLGEKTKPFNADDTEVFSNHFKNAQLRESPLSHTSNDCSTLYDYVSYAKRRTKGYCESDAHLNSSPRGYHPSGVNDVCAKSRDRLSSLLSKIQTKKNYKNDDQNFSHFKSTTLRGSYLDGDDETFPLHSYATKNTHLEKSYKGGNLPSPRGRLPSRRSRRGEDDSPVSKLNIHDEVDVKNVSDSVGYSPVGSRGGHNGLISGDANDGSYGGKYHPGELPTDARKQSVRNSWREKKQIKNLLSYVCDEGGGERDEFLKSIGKKYLFTEGEELLNSILKLKKMKSSRQVGVDADEGGYDREDPKERYEKERTANHHSWKCNPAGRGSRANLGETASFKYLKNRSYTRPMHVGDFDVGGVPAADCADGVDGVDGVDSGHCAGLYDHGYSGEYGEERSGERSAEHSRQHSRQHSGERADKEQRNPSRQGSPYYRDVLFLLFLYLLKIVCCLIRYLVQLALLLVVYAYHALRTKSLATIFISVVVAVPLFLLLLSVLILSYRSVNTEFFDRDI, from the coding sequence ATGGGTCGAAGTAGCACCCGCAGCAGTAGCTCTCGTAGCAGCCGTGGCTACCCGGTGGAACCAGGGACCGCCCAAAAGAAGTACCTCCAAAGTACACACCCCAAACACGCAGATGAGAAGCTAAATGAGAAGCTGCGGACTGAAGGCACGTTCGACGAAAAACACTTTGTGGACGAGAAAAAACGAGTCAACAACCCCAGGAGCAATAAAATGGCACTACGCCGAGGAAGCAGGGATGGCAGAAAAACGGAAAGCAAACAAAGCTTATACTTTTCCAAACCTACGAAAGAATCTGATGACAGTTCGCCCAAGAAAAAGTGGTCAGAGAAAGAAATAGAGGAActgatttttaaatataaaaagaatgacAGTTATGAATCTgctcggaaaaaaaaacattttgacAAAAGGCACACCTACCAGGATACGAGGACCAACTACGACTCGCTAAGTTACCGTGGCAATGTACTCTTTCGCTCGGAAAATGACCCTAGGGGGGTGTATTTCGACAGGGGGGTATCCGCTGCGACTATGGCGGGCACTACCGCAGCCACTACCGCAGCCACTACCGCAGCTACGACAGCGGCTACGACAGCGGGAGATGGGGGCAGGGTGGATGACTACGCTGGTCTGCCCCTTTCAAGCAGAAGAAGACACCACTTGAGGGATTCCCCCGCCAGGGGATATCACCACCGAGTGAGTGAGCACACGGATTACTACAAAAGAGACAGCATTATCAGTGACTTATCCTGCGCCAGTGGATTTTTGCCGTCCACGTGCAGGGGGGACTACGATAGGGAGGAGAGTGCCACAcgcggggggagaggcactaCCTGGCGAGACTCCCATAGGTGCACCTCTCTCAATAGCGACTTCCACCGCGGGGACCCCTCCGTAGACTACTCCAAATACTCCAAATGTTACAAAAAGCGGTTAAGTGGAAATGGGATCGGAGATAGtcacaaaaagggaataaatCATATGAACGAGTCAGGCAAATCATCCCCTttaggaaataaaaacggaGAGGAAATTGACCTCACAGGGGAATATTCCGACGAGGAAtccaaggagaaaaaaacgtgcCATAATTTCTCacaagataaaaaaaatttatatgagacttttttcaatttaacGAACaagtatgaaaaaataaaaaacaagaaaGGGGGCAGCGATCAGGAGGGGTTCAAATTAGACGAAGCAGATCTCAGGTCGAGAATAAAATCCTGCAATGGGGACCAGGAAAGGCAAAATAGGCTAATTAGAGAAGACCCCCTACGAAGTGATAACATTTTTTCgagccatttttacaaaagtaGAGACTccatttttgacaaaaaCGGGGCATTATTCGATAaagacagaaaaaaaaaaaactatgcAGATGTGGCCTATCTGGAAAATTACGTAAAAGCGTTTGATGTGAAGAGAAGCAGATTTTCTCGGAAGGATTCTAACCATAGGGGGGGAAGACTGTTCAAGGGTGTCCCCTACTCTGATGATATTCTCAGGCACAGCTCAGACGATTCCTGTAGTTATGAAGTTTGCTCCGTAAGGAAAGGACCCAAAGGAGGTATACAAGGTAGCAGCTCGGGTGAGcgtgaagggggaaaaataaccaGGTCGTTGAGGGGCAGTCCTGTCAAGCCGTTTAGCTCTCCGCACACTTTAGAAGAAGAACCCTTTAGAGGAAGCATTcccaagagggggaaaaacagcCCTGCAAATGCACATTTAGGTGAAAAGACAAAGCCTTTTAATGCAGACGATACGGAAGTATTCTCTAACCATTTCAAAAACGCACAGCTACGTGAGAGCCCTTTATCACATACATCCAATGATTGCTCCACTTTATATGATTATGTAAGTTACGCCAAAAGGAGAACTAAAGGCTACTGTGAAAGTGACGCCCATTTGAACAGCTCACCAAGAGGCTATCACCCCTCTGGTGTTAACGACGTCTGTGCAAAAAGCAGAGATAGGTTATCATCCCTTCTGAGTAAAattcaaacaaaaaaaaattacaaaaatgatgaccagaatttctcccattttaagTCTACCACGTTGAGGGGTTCCTACCTGGACGGGGATGACGAGACGTTCCCGCTTCATTCCTACGCCACGAAAAATACGCACCTTGAGAAATCCTATAAGGGGGGTAATCTGCCCTCCCCTCGGGGGAGACTACCTAGTAGGAGAAGCAGGAGAGGGGAAGATGACTCTCCTGTCTCTAAGTTAAACATTCACGATGAGGTGGATGTCAAAAATGTTAGCGATTCTGTGGGATACTCTCCCGTTGGTAGTAGAGGAGGCCATAATGGTCTCATCAGTGGGGACGCTAACGATGGGTCGTACGGAGGGAAATATCACCCAGGGGAACTCCCCACAGATGCACGGAAGCAAAGTGTGCGTAACTCctggcgggaaaaaaaacagataaaGAATCTGCTGAGCTACGTTTGTGACGAAGGGGGCGGAGAAAGGGacgagtttttaaaaagcatagGAAAGAAATACCTCTTCACAGAAGGGGAGGAATTACTAAATAGTATtttgaaattgaaaaaaatgaaatcatCCCGACAAGTTGGGGTGGATGCAGATGAAGGGGGCTACGATAGAGAAGATCCCAAGGAGCGCTACGAAAAGGAACGGACTGCAAATCACCACAGTTGGAAGTGCAACCCCGCTGGGAGGGGTAGTAGAGCCAACCTGGGCGAGACGGCTTCGTTTAAGTATTTGAAGAACCGCTCCTACACGAGGCCCATGCATGTTGGCGACTTTGATGTGGGTGGTGTCCCGGCTGCTGATTGCGCGGATGGCGTGGATGGCGTGGATGGCGTGGATAGCGGCCACTGTGCAGGTTTATATGACCACGGGTATAGCGGCGAGTACGGCGAAGAACGCAGCGGAGAACGCAGCGCAGAACACAGCAGACAGCACAGCAGACAGCACAGCGGAGAGCGCGCCGACAAGGAGCAGCGGAACCCAAGCCGTCAGGGCTCTCCCTACTACCGCGACGTTTTATTCCTCCTCTTTCTGtaccttttaaaaattgtatgCTGCTTAATCAGGTACCTTGTGCAGCTTGCACTGCTGCTCGTGGTTTACGCTTATCACGCGCTGCGCACCAAATCTCTTGCAACGATATTCATTTCAGTCGTGGTTGccgttcccctttttttgttgctgcTGTCGGTGCTTATACTGTCCTACAGAAGCGTGAACACGGAGTTTTTCGACCGGGACATCTGA